A window of the Candidatus Paceibacterota bacterium genome harbors these coding sequences:
- a CDS encoding threonylcarbamoyl-AMP synthase, translated as MEILNLSSKTFSNIIRKAVEIVRKGGIVVFPTDTVYGLMADATNEKAVEKIFKIKKRKKTKSLPIFISNLKTAKKLAIIDKKQERFLKSVWPGKTTVVLKRRNKIKIYGVNKDTIALRIPNYALLNKLLGKIKKPLVQTSANISGKKPLMDVKEIIKQFKKDKPDLIISAGKLKLAKPSKVIDNTSSQPKILRE; from the coding sequence ATGGAAATTTTAAATCTTTCATCAAAAACTTTCTCAAATATAATTAGAAAAGCAGTTGAGATAGTGAGAAAAGGCGGAATTGTTGTTTTCCCGACAGATACTGTTTACGGATTGATGGCTGACGCGACGAATGAAAAAGCAGTTGAAAAGATTTTCAAAATTAAAAAAAGAAAAAAAACAAAGTCTTTGCCGATTTTTATAAGCAATCTGAAAACGGCGAAAAAACTTGCTATAATAGACAAAAAGCAAGAAAGATTCTTAAAATCTGTTTGGCCCGGTAAAACAACAGTAGTTTTAAAAAGAAGAAATAAAATAAAGATATACGGCGTTAATAAAGATACTATTGCCCTTAGGATTCCTAATTATGCTTTATTGAATAAGCTACTTGGAAAAATCAAAAAACCCCTTGTTCAAACTTCAGCGAATATTTCGGGCAAAAAGCCGCTAATGGACGTAAAAGAAATAATCAAGCAATTTAAGAAAGACAAGCCCGATTTAATAATTTCTGCTGGTAAATTAAAATTAGCTAAACCCTCAAAAGTGATTGATAATACCAGTTCTCAGCCGAAGATTTTGAGGGAATAA